One Phaseolus vulgaris cultivar G19833 chromosome 2, P. vulgaris v2.0, whole genome shotgun sequence DNA window includes the following coding sequences:
- the LOC137809643 gene encoding uncharacterized protein — MNDDQTPIRPRSGRDNRGPTRLKRLALRHAAGEKTRVDIDVNTRVASGPKADEFMSYLGVVSRERLSILINSWDEVSEVDQNMIWEDVLENFEISDVEPLRPKIISNIELKFRTFKSRLTSRYDLATLKMKIHV; from the exons atgaaTGACGATCAGACTCCAATCAGACCTCGATCTGGACGAGACaacagaggacctactagattgaagcgtctcgcattgagacatgctgctggtgagaagacacgtgttgacatCGACGTCAACACTAGAGTGGCTTCTGGTCCTAaagcagatgagtttatgagctatcttggagttgtttctcgtgagaggctctccattttgattaattcatgggatgaggtgtcagaggtcgatcagaacatgatctgggaggatgttctg gaaaactttgaaatttctgatgtggaaccgcttcgaccaaagattatatccaatatcgaacttaaatttcgtacctttaagtcaagactgacttcgagatacgatttggcgaccttaaagatgaaaatccatgtttaa